In Gadus morhua chromosome 9, gadMor3.0, whole genome shotgun sequence, the sequence GCACGTGCCTGGTACATCTGAGTGTTGCTAGGGTAAATATctcctctttctgtgtgtgtatgtgtgtgtattttgatgTGTTGAACTACAGTGGCAGCAGAGTTAAACGGCCGATAAACCAGTGTGATCGACTGGCCCCTGGGATAGAAATGAACACACTATTCACGTATCAAACACTGAAAAATGACAAAATAACCAAGGACAAAATAAACAACCAAAGATCCGAAGCAGGGCTAAATTCACTGTATTTCGGGTTGTATTCTACTTTACATTTTAGcctgtgaaaaatatatatccgTACACATATCTAACATATAAGTATGACCAGTGTCGGTGGCTCTTTCTGTCCAATTTGTTTCAATGCATGTTGTAAATCAACTTTTCCAAAACACGTACATTACAGTGTCAGGTACAATAGCGTTTCCTCACTAAAAATAATAGgtaaataaatgtatacatgaatataattaaacaaaaacaaacaaacaaacaaacaagcaagcaAAAGCAAAAGCAAAACATCAACCAATACAAAATAACATCAATACATGAACAGTGAACCCAGAAGGGTAGCACAAATCCAAATGGCCAACGCAGGATAAAGCAACGCTGGGGATAAGTAGCTTGGGAGGTGGCAGGACAGAGAAGCATGTTAGGGAGCCTATATGAGACAGTTCATAGAAAGGACTGAACAAAGGGTCTTTATTATtacagaggaaggaaggaaggaaggaaggaaggaaggaaggaagggaggaaggaaggaaggaagggaggaaggaaggaaggaaggaaggaaggaagggaggaaggaaggaaggaaggaaggaagggaggaagggaggaaggaaggaaggaaggaaggaaggaaggaaggaaggaaggaaggaaggaaggagggaggaaggaaggaaggaaggaaggaaggaaggaaggaaggaagggaggaaggaaggaagggaggagggaaggaaggagggaggaaggaaggaaggaaggaaggaagggaggaaggaaggaagggaggaaggaagggagggagggaggaagatgaTGGTGTGCATGGCTGTACTTGTGACGTCATGGATGAACGGCCAGGATCCACACCGACCATAGCTGTAGCTATATGATGCAGATCCACACCGACCATAGCTGTAGCTATATGATGCAGATCCACACCGACCATAGCTGTAGCTATATGATGCAGATCCACACCGACCATAGCTGTAGCTATATGATGCAGATCCACACCGACCATAGCTGTAGCTATATGATGCAGATCCACACCGACCATAGCTGTAGCTATATGATGCAGATCCACACCGACCATAGCTGTAGCTATATGATGCAGATCCACACCGACCATAGCTGTAGCTATATGATGCAGATCCACACCGACCATAGCTGTAGCTATATGATGCAGATCCACACCGACCATAGCTGTAGCTATATGATGCAGATCCACACCGACCATAGCTGTAGCTATATGATGCAGATCCACACCGACCATAGCTGTAGCTATATGATGCAGATCCACACCGACCATAGCTGTAGCTATATGATGCAGATCCACACCGACCATAGCTGTAGCTATATGATGCAGATCCACACCGACCATAGCTGTAGCTATATGATGCAGATCCACACCGACCATAGCTGTAGCTATATGATGCAGATCCACACCGACCATAGCTGTAGCTATATGATGCAGATCCACACCGACCATAGCTGTAGCTATATGATGCAGATCCACACCGACCATAGCTGTAGCTATATGATGCAGATCCACACCGACCATAGCTGTAGCTATATGATGCAGATCCACACCGACCATAGCTGTAGCTATATGATGCAGATCCACACCGACCATAGCTGTAGCTATATGATGCAGATCCACACCGACCATAGCTGTAGCTATATGATGCAGATCCACACCGACCATAGCTGTAGCTATATGATGCAGATCCACACCGACCATAGCTGTAGCTATATGATGCAGATCCACACCGACCATAGCTGTAGCTATATGATGCAGATCCACACCGACCATAGCTGTAGCTATATGATGCAGATCCACACCGACCATAGCTGTAGCTATATGATGCAGATCCACACCGACCATAGCTGTAGCTATATGATGCAGATCCACACCGACCATAGCTGTAGCTATATGATGCAGATCCACACCGACCATAGCTGTAGCTATATGATGCAGATCCACACCAACCATAGCTGTAGCTATATGATGCAGATCCACACCGACCATAGCTGTAGCTATATGATGCAGATCCACACCGACCATAGCTGTAGCTATATGATGCAGATCCACACCGACCATAGCTGTAGCTATATGATGCAGATCCACACCGACCATAGCTGTAGCTATATGATGCAGATCCACACCGACCATAGCTGTAGCTATATGATGCAGATCCACACCGACCATAGCTGTAGCTATATGATGCAGATCCACACCGACCATAGCTGTAGCTATATGATGCAGATCCACACCGACCATAGCTGTGGCTATATGATGCAGATCCACACCGACCATAGCTGTAGCTATATGATGCAGATGCAGAAGCACATTATCTTCAATATGAAGATAAAAGTCAATATACCTTTGCTTCAATTGACTCAAGATTACACACATCAAATGTGGGGATCTCATTTTAACCAGGGGCAGCTAAAGACAGGAACAGATCTGTTACTCATACACATATTTGCTGTTTCTTGGTTGGTCTTTTTTCTCCCGGTCTTTTCCCTCAGTGGGATTTTCCCAACGTCTTGAAACACAGTAGAGCCAATGAGTGAAGGTCAAGGGGGGCTTCTACCCTGAGTTACACCGAGCGGGTTCTACTATTCCCACAGGAACCTGGCTTCTTTACTCCTTTATGTTCAAAACAAGTTATCTTGCAAGGTGGCCTGCTTTTGTTAACACACAAAAGGATcatatgtttaaatgtttaaacagtaatataatgtaatacaAGCAAGTTTCTAACACAGTTGAAATTAGTTTTaagcaaataaaaataaaaaatgcttaAAAAGCAACCCTAGTTAATGAACAGAAATTCCATGTTCATGGGGTTTTAACACTGCATGGTGTGAATATTGACCAAACACAGACTGTGAGTGTGTCCAAAGTATCATGTTCAAAACACTTATCTCACATATCTGCACATGTGTGTCATTAAACGGGCTGTAGTTTAGATTCAAGAGCAATCATTTGAAGGTTATCTGTTAGAAAGGGCATAGCCATCCGTTAGATATTAGTGAGTGAAGTGCTCTGTGAGAATCTCTGTTCTGGTTGACTACTATAGTGTTTACATTTTCCAATGCTCCTAAAAGGTACACGGTGATGCCTGACAGAAGCTATCCCTGATGATAGATAGTGCAGACATGAGTGAACTGGAGAGGGTCATAAGGTGAGGTGAGGTCCTAATCACTGAGGACCTTAAGGGGCAGCTGATAAGGATGCACTGTTTATTAAAGGGCCCATGTTCCGTTGGTTAAGCCCAGGGGAGGTCTGTGTCGGAGGTGAGGTGAAGGGGTGTGAAGGTTAGCTAGGGTAGGCTAGCAGGCGTCAAAGGTCAGAATTCGACAGAGAGGTGCTTAAAGTGGAACCGTCATACTTGCTATTTTCTAATGAAAGAGGATACTGCTTCATCTGGGTGTTATGAAGAAATCATATGTTTTTTCGTTATTTGTCTGGAATTTGTGCTCTACATTGGTCCGCTGATGTCGTCGGTCCAACTTTTGCAAGATTCTTTTTACAGAAACAGAGTTGATGTTGACACTCATATGAAGCAGTAGAGTGAAATAGATGAGCATGATGGTTCACACTCTAATGAATGAGAAGAGGCATAGAGGTAATGCATATCCATTTGCCTAGTGTTACCTTGTTTGCAGAAAACAGACTCATGACTGACTACAAAagtgcacgtacgcacgcacgcacgcacgcacgcatgtatACAAAGATACTTTAGATGACTCTGAATTTTTGACAGGAAATAAATGGCATGAAATTCCTGAAGGGGTTATGGTTCTAAGTGGAATGGTATTTCCATATGTTTAGCTGAATATCAGACTGACCTAAATGAGCCAAGGTACAGCTCTTAAAGTTATTTTGTCCAAAGCAACATTGAAATATGCAGACAAGGTAACAGTTAGTATTAGATAAAATGCATCAAAGTGAAACCTACTTTTGGAGAGGATAAGTCAGTTGGTTTGTTAAGGAAAAGGCTAATTCAAGGTGTACATTTACCCTAGCAGATATAAGCTTAAAGTTTACCCTCCTCGGTGTCCCTCTCACATCTGTGGGAATATAAAGGACTGCATTgtaaaacacaaacccacatgtgATACCACACTAAATAGTAGCAAATAGCATAGCTCTTTAAATTgtttatagataatatatagcctattatttaGCATAGCCTGGGATGTTAATGCTATCTGATGGCTGAACCTAACAGATTTCTATGGCAATCTTGTTGCTACAGCTAACTGGTAGCTAATGACATCTATATGCTACAGCTAGCTGTTGTGACTGCTATTTAGTGGTTGCAGCTAGTTGTTGGCTTTTGCCCTGAGTGCTTAATACCATTACAGTGGAGTAATATAATAAATACTAACGATAcgctaataaataataaataaaaacacataaaccTAATCTCTGCTCCTTGTATGTTTTGAACTCGGTTTCATGCATTAAACTTACCGGGCTCCGGTCACTGGAGACTTCCTGCCAGGGTCCAGAGACGCCCCCAGTGGTTCCTCTCCTAGCGACCTGGTGTCTTTGTTGAGTTGCTGGAGCCTTGAACTCAGCTCTCCCATGACGGATGGTTTCCCGACTTCATCTGGTCCCAACCCTAGCCCCAGCCCACCTAGATTTCCCAAACTCCCAACACCTAGCCCGATCCCAGGCCCACGGGGCTCCACCGGGTCCCCCCACAGCTTGGACCGCCGCTGGAAGAGGTATCGCGGCCTCGTCGGAGCCAGCCCGGACACCGACGCGGAGCCACCGGCGGTCAATGACGCCCCTCCGGCCGCGGCCGCCGCCAACGCCGCCACCTGCTGCTGGGACAGCAGCTCGCTGTCGGAGCTCTGCTTCAGTAGGGGGTCCCTGAAAGTCACCGGGCCCTTCCCGCCTCCTATCTGGGACTTGAGTCGTGGCTTGGGAGGCACTGGTGGCTTGTCGGGCATGAAGGTCTGCCCGTcgtaggaggaggtgtgtgtggtctggGTGTCGGCCGGCTCGCCGCTCTCCGACGAGAGCGTGGACATGCTCGACACGGTGGAGACGGTGCTGGTGGTCTCGAGGTGGTGGTCTCGCTCCCGCTCGCTGGAGCTGCGCGTGTCGGCCTCCTCCACGCCGGAGTCGGCGGCGGAGCCGGACTCCCCCACAGGCGGGGGCTCCAGAGGTTCAGAGGGCTTCCCTGAGACGGACGCTGTGCTGGGCgacggcagggggaggggggtctgaggCTGAGTGGGGGTCAgcgtgggggtggtgggggtggaaggGGTTTGGGGTGTCAGTGTGGTtgaaggggtggtgggggaggaggaggcagggctGGTCTGGGACGAAGGGGTCCCCTGAGCCTTCGCCTGCAGCCCGTTTGAAAACTCATCCGGCGGCGGCACCACACCGATCTTACGCAGCTCCTCGCGGGTTTCTTCGTCACTCGATGACAACATGGCGGCAGGCAGGGTCACGGTGTAGGGATCCACGTCCTCCTCAGAGCTGCCCTGAGCGAGGGCCATCTGTTGGACCGGGCTCGCAGAATGGAGGACCGGGGACTTGGCCTGCATTTGGGGTTGTATTTGTGGGGCTGTGGGACTGGGGGATTTCTCCCGGGGGCTTGGAGGTTTGCTTTGTTCAGTGGCTGTTGGGGACTGCGTGGCCTCAGGTTCTGAACCCGCCCCCAAAGATTGACCATTACTCGTGGCGTGCACCATGACGAGCCCGGCGGTCTTCTGCTGGGACGTGTCCAGGATGCTGATCAACAtggtcttcttctcctccttgacCTCCTCCCCTCGTCCCTCCAGGTCTTGTCTGAGCGACACCGGAGAGGAGGACGAAGACCACGGCGGTTTGGTGGACTGAGGGGCTAACATAGCCCCTAACGAGGATCCATAGCCCGCTACCTTGGAGCTCTGGGAGGAGAACGGGGGCGATGCCtggtccccccctcccagctgaCACTCTTTGGTCTGGATGTCCATGAATATCCCGCCCGGGCCCGCTCGCTCCTGTTTAGTCCTGGGCTCGGGGCTGCTGGACTGGGACTGGCTTTGAGAGGTCAGGGCTCTTTCCCTTGCGGCCAGCGCAAGAGCCAGCGGGGAGTTGGGGTCCAGCGGCTTCCCCGTCAGCGGGTGGATGAAGGTGGTGCCGCTGGGGGAGGGGCTCAGGGCCAGCGCCGGCGGGGGCAGCTGGCCCAGCTCCCGGCTCAGCATGCGCTCGTCGACAGAGCGGGACGGCGTCAACGAGTGGGCCTCGGGGCCGCCGGCGGACAGGCCCTCCAGCGTCCCCACCGACAGGAAGACGGGGGACTTCTTCCGCTCCTCCAGCCGCCGCTCGCGGTCCTTGACGGCTCCGGCGATGGCGGCAGCAAAGGGGCCCTTCCCCTGCAGCAGGGCCTCTCCCTGGAGGCGCAGTCGCTCCCGCTCCGCCGCCAGCTGCTGCTGGTAGTACTCTGCGCggctggtgtgcgtgtgcccgTGGGCGTTGGCCAGCCGTCctgagggtgaggtgtctcgcgAATGGGCGCTCGCCAGCGCCAAACTCGCTCTCTCTTGGGCATCCTCCACCTGCAAGCAGAAACCATTCCAACCACTCAACATAAGGAACTCTTTTTATAACAAGTCTTCAGAACAGGACGGCTCTGCGGCCGCCAGTCTCATTCATGCTTTGTGTTACTTTGTGATGCAGTGAGTGATGAACCGGGTCCCGTACCTGCAGCTGCTTCACCAGGGGGCTCTTCTTCCGCTGCGGCTTAGTGGGCGTGTACATCCCGATGCTGAACTGCCCCACGTTAGCATAGGGGTTGTCAATCACCCGGCCCTTCCTCTTGATCCGCTCGGGGGGTGTGGTGGCCGCGGGGCGGGGGATGTCGGTGGCCTCCACCGGGAGGTGGGAGGAGTCCTGCAGGATGATCATGGAGCGGGCCTTCTTCTGGCGCTCCAGGTGCGAGGCCTGGCGCTGGGCCTCGTAGGGCAGGTCCAGGGAGGACGGCTTGAAGCTGGAGCGGCCCCCGGGGTCGTGGCCCTGGCTCTGggtccgggagggggggggaggggggcagaagCCGGGGGGAGGGCAGGTGTCCTGGTAgtagagggcgggggggggagggggagcaccctgaggagggggagggatggcgTGGGGGGGGTACTGCTCCCGGAGGCTGTCGGTCATGGAGGAGCTCCGGGGGAAGCGGTGCTCGGCCACCAACGCCGACAGGCGGTCCTCCTCAGTCGCACCTGGGGACAGGAAGTCAGCACAACTAGactcagacaggaagtcactgcACCTAGACCTAGACAGGAAGTCACCGCAACTAGactcagacaggaagtcaccaCCACTAGACTTAGACAGGAAGTCAGCACAACTAGactcagacaggaagtcactgcACCTAGACCTAGACAGGAAGTCAGCACAACTAGactcagacaggaagtcactgcACCTAGACCTAGACAGGAAGTCAGCACAACTAGactcagacaggaagtcaccaCCACTAGACTTAGACAGGAAGTCACCACCACTAGACTTAGACAGGAGGTCACCGCAACTAGactcagacaggaagtcactgcAACTAGATCTAGACAGGAAGTCACCCCCACTAGACTTAGACAGGAAGTCACCGCAACTAGACTTAGACAGGAAGTcactcagacaggaagtcaccaCCACTAGACTTAGACAGGAAGTCACCGCAACTAGACTTAGACAGGAAGTCACCACCACTAGactaacgcctcgtgcccactgcctccgtccgttgactgatccccattgactttgaatggatACGGACGTGCAATGCATcgtggatccgtgcgctgaaggctccgtcaaaaagttgaaaaatgttaaactttttcggcagcgacggatccgtcatccaatcagatcacataTGCAAATTTAAGAACTGTGACgttactcgggctctgacgaccctggaaacctcccccatccgtcagccacgccttcccagtcctttgactgacggtgcagtgggcatgaggcgttAGACAGGAAGTCACCACCACTAGACTTAGACAGGAAGTCACCACCACTAGACTTAGACAGGAAGTCAGCACAACTAGACTTAGACAGGAAGTCACCACCACTAGACTTAGACAGGAAGTCACCACCACTAGACTTAGACAGGAAGTCACCACCACTAGACTTAGACAGGAAGTCACCACCACTAGACTTAGACAGGAAGTCACCACCACTAGACTTAGACAGGAAGTCACCACGGAGCTCCAAGGAGCTCTTGGACTTCCTGAGGACAGAAATTCCCCACACCAAGAGATAGCTCTGAGACTCTTCTCAATTTGCAGCATATTGGATAAGTTAGTACTATTATTATGTCTGTGAGGACATATCATACACAAATCAGTGCCCTTCGACATGTAAGAAGGTGAagttgaaaataaaaatagaatttgATTCTGAATCTGATGcaccaaatatatattttccataATATGCCATGGTGTGTCTATGCAGTCAGATCATTCTGTCAGCATAATAGTGAGCCAATGTCAAAGTATGTTGGATGTATTGCCTTACCAAACGACTTGGTCCTCGACATACCCTTTGGCACCGGCATGTGACCTCTCTCGATCCCAGGGTGGAGGCCCCCATGGAGGAGCATCCCCTGCCTCTCGAACAGCgactgaaacacaacacaacgtatGCAATGATTCATCCTGTGATCATATTGGTAACTGCTACGGCACGATTTAGGcgtgaacacgcacgcacgcagtaTGGTATGGTGGCTAAAAAGTGTTGATTATCTGGTTGAATACCAAAAAagacccaaaaaaaacaaaaaagaaatagGATCATGATGTTTTTAAAGGAGCTAGGCAAACGGTGCGCAAATGTAGTGGACTGTATTTCTCTGCTAGCTTCGAACTCAAGTCTATTTTGGATATCAAAGTTCAAAAATATAATTTGGGGTCGGCTTCAACATGGCCGTGTGCTTTGGACTTGTGTAATATGACTGGTGCTAATACTGGATATTAAAAATACTAGGTGTGCAATGTAATGATCCATAGGAGGCTAAACAAATGCGCCTGAAAAACATTAACATTATCCCCAAAAATATGGAGACAATATTTGGTTTACTTCACTTTATTCAATTTTAATGCAGTATTAAAAtaatatatgaaaaaaatataaaataatatatatattttattatattcttattttatgCTTTTATCTGTCTTGCCTGCCGCTCTGGGTGCAAACATTGTCTGTGTGTCAGCGCTGTCGGCCTCAATGTGCTTTGAGTTACCCGCCCAGGGACCAACGCTGGGGAGAGCCAATCAGTTAACACGggcaaatatacaaacaaacgcTAATGAATGAAACGACCGGGACGGCCTGGGACGGCCTGGGACGACCTGGGACGGCCTGGGACGGCCTGGGACGGCCTGGGCCGACTCCTTACGCTGATCTCCGCCGGGGTGATCCTCCGGCTGGTCGGCCTCTGCTTCACCGTGGCCGCCCGGTAGTCCCCctcggggccggggggccgcaTGGTGGGCTCCTGTGTGGCCAGCATCTCGTCCAGCCGCTCTGTGGGGTCGGAGAGGACGGCCAGCCTTACATAAGGACCGCATGGAGCTGCAGTCCACGGCGGGGCAACGCCCACAGGA encodes:
- the shank3a gene encoding SH3 and multiple ankyrin repeat domains protein 3 isoform X5 (The sequence of the model RefSeq protein was modified relative to this genomic sequence to represent the inferred CDS: added 256 bases not found in genome assembly), whose translation is MSVTTGFGYQLPGITTVTYVFVYSPGTVQRDPSPPHHTPPPALSGPRGPKRKLYSAVPGRTFIVVKPYSPQGEGEIQLNRGERVKVLSIGEGGFWEGAVKGRTGWFPADCVEEVQMRPYDPRLETREDRTKRLFRHYTVGSYDNFTSYSDYIIEEKNAVLQKKEHEGFGFVLRGAKAETPIEEFTPTPAFPALQYLESVDVEGVAWRAGLRTGDFLIEVNGMNVVKVGHKQVVSLIRQGGSGLLMKVVSVTRKPESEEVVRKKAPPPPKRAPSTTLTLRSKSMTAELEELASARRRRGERLDEMLATQEPTMRPPGPEGDYRAATVKQRPTSRRITPAEISSLFERQGMLLHGGLHPGIERGHMPVPKGMSRTKSFGATEEDRLSALVAEHRFPRSSSMTDSLREQYPPHAIPPPPQGAPPPPPALYYQDTCPPPGFCPPPPPSRTQSQGHDPGGRSSFKPSSLDLPYEAQRQASHLERQKKARSMIILQDSSHLPVEATDIPRPAATTPPERIKRKGRVIDNPYANVGQFSIGMYTPTKPQRKKSPLVKQLQVEDAQERASLALASAHSRDTSPSGRLANAHGHTHTSRAEYYQQQLAAERERLRLQGEALLQGKGPFAAAIAGAVKDRERRLEERKKSPVFLSVGTLEGLSAGGPEAHSLTPSRSVDERMLSRELGQLPPPALALSPSPSGTTFIHPLTGKPLDPNSPLALALAARERALTSQSQSQSSSPEPRTKQERAGPGGIFMDIQTKECQLGGGDQASPPFSSQSSKVAGYGSSLGAMLAPQSTKPPWSSSSSPVSLRQDLEGRGEEVKEEKKTMLISILDTSQQKTAGLVMVHATSNGQSLGAGSEPEATQSPTATEQSKPPSPREKSPSPTAPQIQPQMQAKSPVLHSASPVQQMALAQGSSEEDVDPYTVTLPAAMLSSSDEETREELRKIGVVPPPDEFSNGLQAKAQGTPSSQTSPASSSPTTPSTTLTPQTPSTPTTPTLTPTQPQTPLPLPSPSTASVSGKPSEPLEPPPVGESGSAADSGVEEADTRSSSERERDHHLETTSTVSTVSSMSTLSSESGEPADTQTTHTSSYDGQTFMPDKPPVPPKPRLKSQIGGGKGPVTFRDPLLKQSSDSELLSQQQVAALAAAAAGGASLTAGGSASVSGLAPTRPRYLFQRRSKLWGDPVEPRGPGIGLGVGSLGNLGGLGLGLGPDEVGKPSVMGELSSRLQQLNKDTRSLGEEPLGASLDPGRKSPVTGARCERDTEEDSSAV
- the shank3a gene encoding SH3 and multiple ankyrin repeat domains protein 3 isoform X2 (The sequence of the model RefSeq protein was modified relative to this genomic sequence to represent the inferred CDS: added 256 bases not found in genome assembly) is translated as MSVTTGFGYQLPGITTVTYVFVYSPGTVQRDPSPPHHTPPPALSGPRGPKRKLYSAVPGRTFIVVKPYSPQGEGEIQLNRGERVKVLSIGEGGFWEGAVKGRTGWFPADCVEEVQMRPYDPRLETREDRTKRLFRHYTVGSYDNFTSYSDYIIEEKNAVLQKKEHEGFGFVLRGAKAETPIEEFTPTPAFPALQYLESVDVEGVAWRAGLRTGDFLIEVNGMNVVKVGHKQVVSLIRQGGSGLLMKVVSVTRKPESEEVVRKKAPPPPKRAPSTTLTLRSKSMTAELEELASARRRRGERLDEMLATQEPTMRPPGPEGDYRAATVKQRPTSRRITPAEISSLFERQGMLLHGGLHPGIERGHMPVPKGMSRTKSFGATEEDRLSALVAEHRFPRSSSMTDSLREQYPPHAIPPPPQGAPPPPPALYYQDTCPPPGFCPPPPPSRTQSQGHDPGGRSSFKPSSLDLPYEAQRQASHLERQKKARSMIILQDSSHLPVEATDIPRPAATTPPERIKRKGRVIDNPYANVGQFSIGMYTPTKPQRKKSPLVKQLQVEDAQERASLALASAHSRDTSPSGRLANAHGHTHTSRAEYYQQQLAAERERLRLQGEALLQGKGPFAAAIAGAVKDRERRLEERKKSPVFLSVGTLEGLSAGGPEAHSLTPSRSVDERMLSRELGQLPPPALALSPSPSGTTFIHPLTGKPLDPNSPLALALAARERALTSQSQSQSSSPEPRTKQERAGPGGIFMDIQTKECQLGGGDQASPPFSSQSSKVAGYGSSLGAMLAPQSTKPPWSSSSSPVSLRQDLEGRGEEVKEEKKTMLISILDTSQQKTAGLVMVHATSNGQSLGAGSEPEATQSPTATEQSKPPSPREKSPSPTAPQIQPQMQAKSPVLHSASPVQQMALAQGSSEEDVDPYTVTLPAAMLSSSDEETREELRKIGVVPPPDEFSNGLQAKAQGTPSSQTSPASSSPTTPSTTLTPQTPSTPTTPTLTPTQPQTPLPLPSPSTASVSGKPSEPLEPPPVGESGSAADSGVEEADTRSSSERERDHHLETTSTVSTVSSMSTLSSESGEPADTQTTHTSSYDGQTFMPDKPPVPPKPRLKSQIGGGKGPVTFRDPLLKQSSDSELLSQQQVAALAAAAAGGASLTAGGSASVSGLAPTRPRYLFQRRSKLWGDPVEPRGPGIGLGVGSLGNLGGLGLGLGPDEVGKPSVMGELSSRLQQLNKDTRSLGEEPLGASLDPGRKSPVTGARCERDTEEELTVRPGAWDNCTLQQSRGAPYHLPEKLRHRLRHPARRPLPRHAPHPEPGLPGQGRPPRAPPRLRPAHLADHAPPHHPEDLQPQPAARAQGGPLRDEELQRPLPLAVPVAEPLPRAGLPAAGPAALPPEAPAPVEQVRRGRLAGEHQPGGAPGGVPGARDRGLPPAGAHQR
- the shank3a gene encoding SH3 and multiple ankyrin repeat domains protein 3 isoform X4 (The sequence of the model RefSeq protein was modified relative to this genomic sequence to represent the inferred CDS: added 256 bases not found in genome assembly) codes for the protein MSVTTGFGYQLPGITTVTYVFVYSPGTVQRDPSPPHHTPPPALSGPRGPKRKLYSAVPGRTFIVVKPYSPQGEGEIQLNRGERVKVLSIGEGGFWEGAVKGRTGWFPADCVEEVQMRPYDPRLETREDRTKRLFRHYTVGSYDNFTSYSDYIIEEKNAVLQKKEHEGFGFVLRGAKAETPIEEFTPTPAFPALQYLESVDVEGVAWRAGLRTGDFLIEVNGMNVVKVGHKQVVSLIRQGGSGLLMKVVSVTRKPESEEVVRKKAPPPPKRAPSTTLTLRSKSMTAELEELASARRRRGERLDEMLATQEPTMRPPGPEGDYRAATVKQRPTSRRITPAEISSLFERQGMLLHGGLHPGIERGHMPVPKGMSRTKSFGATEEDRLSALVAEHRFPRSSSMTDSLREQYPPHAIPPPPQGAPPPPPALYYQDTCPPPGFCPPPPPSRTQSQGHDPGGRSSFKPSSLDLPYEAQRQASHLERQKKARSMIILQDSSHLPVEATDIPRPAATTPPERIKRKGRVIDNPYANVGQFSIGMYTPTKPQRKKSPLVKQLQVEDAQERASLALASAHSRDTSPSGRLANAHGHTHTSRAEYYQQQLAAERERLRLQGEALLQGKGPFAAAIAGAVKDRERRLEERKKSPVFLSVGTLEGLSAGGPEAHSLTPSRSVDERMLSRELGQLPPPALALSPSPSGTTFIHPLTGKPLDPNSPLALALAARERALTSQSQSQSSSPEPRTKQERAGPGGIFMDIQTKECQLGGGDQASPPFSSQSSKVAGYGSSLGAMLAPQSTKPPWSSSSSPVSLRQDLEGRGEEVKEEKKTMLISILDTSQQKTAGLVMVHATSNGQSLGAGSEPEATQSPTATEQSKPPSPREKSPSPTAPQIQPQMQAKSPVLHSASPVQQMALAQGSSEEDVDPYTVTLPAAMLSSSDEETREELRKIGVVPPPDEFSNGLQAKAQGTPSSQTSPASSSPTTPSTTLTPQTPSTPTTPTLTPTQPQTPLPLPSPSTASVSGKPSEPLEPPPVGESGSAADSGVEEADTRSSSERERDHHLETTSTVSTVSSMSTLSSESGEPADTQTTHTSSYDGQTFMPDKPPVPPKPRLKSQIGGGKGPVTFRDPLLKQSSDSELLSQQQVAALAAAAAGGASLTAGGSASVSGLAPTRPRYLFQRRSKLWGDPVEPRGPGIGLGVGSLGNLGGLGLGLGPDEVGKPSVMGELSSRLQQLNKDTRSLGEEPLGASLDPGRKSPVTGARTDCAPRSLGQLYSSAV